Proteins encoded by one window of Massilia sp. NR 4-1:
- the nuoG gene encoding NADH-quinone oxidoreductase subunit NuoG, whose translation MVEIEIDGKKVEVPAGSMVMDAANKLGTYIPHFCYHKKLSIAASCRMCLVEVEKAPKPLPACATPVSAGMVVRSHSDKAVQAQKSVMEFLLINHPLDCPICDQGGECQLQDLAVGYGKSESRYEEEKRVVKPKDAGPLVSMQEMARCIHCTRCVRFGQEVAGVMELGMLGRGEHAEITTFVGEAVNSEMSGNMIDLCPVGALTSKPFRYSARTWELSRRKSVSPHDGLGSNLIVQVKQGEVKRVLPLENEALNECWISDKDRFSYEALGSAERLTQPMLKQGNEWKEVDWQTALEYVAHGLKNIKHEHGADAIAAYATPHSTVEELVLLQKLTRGVGSENIDFRLRHSDFALDGQVAPWLGMPVADVSNLQRVFVIGSFLRKDHPLLATRLRAAVKAGGKLSVLHGADEENLITTANKLIAAPSDWLAALSGVVAAVAKAKEVAAPAGFENVAVSDAAAAIAASLLSGENKAVFLGNAAAQHPQASALHAAAQWIAEQTGAKFGYLTEAANTVGGYLLGATAKNAAPAFSAPKKAYVLLNAEPELDAVNPQAAVAALKGADMVVLLSAFKHGMDYADVLLPIAPFAETSGSFVNCEGRLQSFNGTVKPLAETRPAWKVLRVLGNILGLAGFDYETSEAIRDEAFGKGVTDLSSKLNNNAKLAPVAAAFGAGDKLERVTDVPIYFADALARRAAPLQATADAAAPKARLSAALAQQIGVKAGDKVQVSQGSGSAILEAQIDAGLPANVVRVAAAHASTAALGAMFGSITVVKAGEGK comes from the coding sequence ATGGTTGAAATCGAAATAGACGGCAAGAAAGTCGAAGTCCCTGCTGGTAGCATGGTGATGGACGCTGCCAACAAGCTGGGTACCTACATCCCGCACTTCTGCTATCACAAGAAATTGTCGATCGCAGCGAGCTGCCGTATGTGCCTGGTCGAGGTGGAAAAAGCGCCGAAACCGCTGCCCGCCTGCGCCACCCCGGTCTCGGCCGGCATGGTGGTGCGCTCGCACAGCGACAAAGCGGTGCAGGCGCAAAAGAGCGTCATGGAATTCCTGCTGATTAACCACCCGCTGGACTGCCCGATCTGCGATCAGGGCGGCGAGTGCCAGCTGCAGGATCTGGCCGTGGGTTACGGCAAGAGCGAATCGCGCTACGAAGAAGAAAAGCGCGTGGTGAAGCCGAAGGACGCCGGTCCCCTGGTGTCCATGCAGGAAATGGCGCGCTGCATCCACTGCACCCGCTGCGTGCGTTTCGGCCAGGAAGTGGCCGGCGTCATGGAGCTGGGCATGCTGGGCCGCGGCGAACACGCCGAGATCACCACCTTCGTCGGCGAAGCGGTGAATTCCGAGATGTCGGGCAATATGATCGACCTGTGCCCGGTCGGCGCGCTGACCTCCAAGCCATTCCGCTACAGCGCCCGTACCTGGGAACTGTCGCGCCGCAAATCCGTGTCGCCGCACGACGGCCTGGGCTCGAACCTGATCGTTCAGGTCAAGCAGGGCGAAGTCAAGCGCGTGCTGCCGCTGGAAAACGAAGCGCTCAACGAATGCTGGATCTCCGACAAGGACCGCTTCTCCTACGAGGCCCTGGGCAGCGCCGAGCGCCTGACCCAGCCTATGCTCAAGCAAGGCAATGAGTGGAAGGAAGTGGACTGGCAGACCGCGCTGGAATACGTGGCGCACGGCCTGAAGAACATCAAGCACGAGCATGGCGCCGATGCCATCGCCGCCTATGCGACCCCGCATTCGACGGTGGAAGAACTGGTCCTGCTGCAAAAGCTGACCCGCGGCGTCGGTTCCGAGAACATCGACTTCCGCCTGCGCCACAGCGATTTCGCGCTGGACGGCCAGGTCGCGCCGTGGCTGGGCATGCCGGTTGCCGACGTGAGCAATTTGCAGCGCGTCTTCGTCATCGGCTCCTTCCTGCGCAAGGACCATCCGCTGCTGGCGACCCGCCTGCGCGCCGCCGTCAAGGCCGGCGGCAAGCTGTCCGTGCTGCACGGCGCCGATGAAGAGAACCTGATCACCACCGCCAACAAGCTCATCGCCGCGCCATCCGACTGGCTGGCCGCGCTGTCGGGCGTGGTGGCTGCCGTGGCCAAGGCCAAGGAAGTCGCCGCGCCGGCCGGTTTCGAGAACGTGGCCGTGTCCGACGCCGCCGCCGCCATCGCCGCCAGCCTGCTGTCCGGTGAAAACAAGGCTGTCTTCCTCGGCAACGCCGCCGCGCAGCATCCGCAAGCGTCCGCGCTGCACGCTGCCGCGCAATGGATCGCCGAACAGACCGGCGCCAAGTTCGGTTACCTGACCGAAGCGGCCAACACCGTCGGCGGCTACCTGCTGGGCGCCACCGCGAAGAATGCCGCGCCGGCCTTCTCCGCGCCGAAGAAAGCCTACGTGCTGCTGAACGCCGAACCGGAACTGGACGCCGTCAACCCGCAAGCCGCCGTCGCCGCCTTGAAGGGCGCCGATATGGTGGTGCTGCTGTCGGCCTTCAAGCACGGCATGGACTACGCCGACGTGTTGCTGCCGATCGCGCCGTTCGCCGAAACCTCGGGCAGCTTCGTCAACTGCGAAGGCCGCCTGCAAAGCTTCAACGGCACCGTCAAGCCGCTGGCGGAAACCCGTCCGGCCTGGAAAGTGCTGCGCGTGCTGGGCAATATCCTCGGCCTGGCCGGTTTCGACTACGAGACGTCGGAAGCGATCCGCGACGAAGCCTTCGGCAAGGGCGTGACTGACCTGTCCTCCAAGCTGAACAACAACGCCAAGCTGGCGCCTGTTGCCGCCGCCTTCGGCGCCGGCGACAAGCTGGAACGCGTGACCGATGTGCCGATCTACTTCGCCGACGCGCTGGCGCGCCGCGCCGCGCCGCTGCAAGCGACCGCCGACGCCGCCGCGCCGAAAGCGCGCCTGTCTGCTGCCCTGGCGCAGCAGATCGGCGTCAAGGCCGGCGACAAGGTGCAGGTCAGCCAGGGCTCCGGCTCGGCCATCCTGGAAGCGCAGATCGACGCGGGCCTGCCGGCCAACGTCGTGCGCGTTGCCGCCGCCCACGCATCGACCGCCGCGCTGGGCGCGATGTTCGGTTCCATCACCGTTGTTAAAGCAGGGGAGGGCAAGTAA
- the nuoH gene encoding NADH-quinone oxidoreductase subunit NuoH, whose translation MSLPEIINTINTTGGELVGPVWPFFWTLAKILCVTLPLMGLVAYLTLWERKLLGWIQIRIGPNRVGPAGLLQPIADALKLLFKEIILPTKSNKALFVIGPIMTIMPALAAWSVVPFGPQAALADVNAGLLLLMSIMSIEVYGIIIAGWSSNSKYSFMGAMRASAQMVSYEIAMGFVLVIVLMVSGSLNLSEIVAGQQKGQMAAMGLNFLSWNWLPLLPMFVVYLVSGLAECNRHPFDVVEGESEIVGGHMVEYSGMSYAMFFLAEYANMILIGVIASIMFLGGWSAPIAALEFGGGFGGFFWLFVKTFCIVSLFIWTRGTFPRYRYDQIMRLGWKVFIPLTLAYLVIVATWMQTSWNIWK comes from the coding sequence ATGTCTTTGCCTGAGATTATCAATACCATCAATACCACCGGCGGCGAGCTGGTGGGGCCGGTCTGGCCTTTCTTCTGGACCCTGGCCAAAATCCTGTGCGTGACCCTGCCCCTGATGGGCCTGGTCGCCTACCTGACGCTGTGGGAGCGCAAGCTGCTCGGCTGGATCCAGATCCGTATCGGCCCGAACCGCGTGGGTCCGGCCGGCCTGCTGCAGCCGATCGCCGACGCGCTGAAACTGCTGTTCAAAGAGATCATCCTGCCGACCAAGTCGAACAAGGCGCTGTTCGTGATCGGTCCGATCATGACCATCATGCCGGCGCTGGCCGCTTGGTCGGTGGTGCCTTTCGGTCCGCAGGCCGCGCTGGCCGACGTCAACGCCGGTCTGCTGCTGCTGATGTCGATCATGTCGATCGAGGTGTACGGCATCATCATCGCCGGCTGGTCCTCGAACTCGAAGTACTCCTTCATGGGCGCCATGCGTGCTTCGGCGCAGATGGTGTCCTACGAGATCGCCATGGGCTTCGTGCTGGTGATCGTGCTGATGGTGTCCGGTTCGCTGAACCTGTCCGAGATCGTCGCCGGCCAGCAAAAAGGCCAGATGGCGGCCATGGGCCTGAACTTCCTGTCCTGGAACTGGCTGCCGCTGCTGCCGATGTTCGTGGTCTACCTGGTGTCCGGCCTGGCCGAATGTAACCGCCACCCGTTCGACGTGGTGGAAGGCGAGTCGGAAATCGTGGGCGGCCACATGGTCGAGTACTCGGGCATGTCCTACGCCATGTTCTTCCTGGCCGAATACGCCAATATGATCCTGATCGGCGTGATCGCTTCGATCATGTTCCTGGGTGGCTGGTCCGCTCCGATCGCTGCGCTGGAATTCGGCGGCGGCTTCGGCGGCTTCTTCTGGCTGTTTGTGAAAACCTTCTGCATCGTGTCGCTGTTCATCTGGACTCGCGGTACCTTCCCGCGCTACCGCTATGACCAGATCATGCGTTTGGGCTGGAAAGTGTTCATCCCGCTGACCCTGGCCTACCTGGTCATCGTCGCCACCTGGATGCAGACCTCCTGGAACATTTGGAAGTAA
- the nuoI gene encoding NADH-quinone oxidoreductase subunit NuoI encodes MERIKDFFGSLMLRELFKGMALTGKYMFAKKITVQFPEEKTPISPRFRGLHALRRYPNGEERCIACKLCEAVCPAMAITIESEQRDDGSRRTTRYDIDLTKCIFCGFCEESCPVDSIVETHVLEYHGEKRGDLYYTKEMLLAVGDRYEAEIAANRAADAPYR; translated from the coding sequence ATGGAACGAATAAAAGACTTTTTCGGCAGCCTGATGCTGCGCGAATTGTTCAAGGGGATGGCGCTGACCGGCAAATACATGTTTGCCAAGAAGATCACCGTCCAATTCCCTGAAGAGAAAACGCCGATCTCGCCGCGTTTCCGCGGCCTGCACGCGCTGCGCCGCTACCCCAACGGGGAAGAGCGCTGCATCGCCTGCAAGCTGTGCGAAGCGGTGTGCCCGGCCATGGCGATCACCATCGAATCGGAGCAGCGCGACGATGGCAGCCGCCGTACCACGCGCTACGATATCGACCTGACCAAGTGCATCTTCTGCGGTTTCTGCGAAGAGTCCTGCCCGGTCGACTCCATCGTGGAAACCCATGTGCTGGAATACCACGGCGAGAAGCGCGGCGATCTGTACTACACCAAGGAAATGCTGCTGGCTGTAGGCGACCGTTATGAAGCGGAGATTGCCGCCAACCGTGCTGCCGATGCGCCGTACCGCTGA
- a CDS encoding NADH-quinone oxidoreductase subunit J, whose amino-acid sequence MDFKTVLFYVFAAILVLAATRVITARNPVHAALFLVLSFFQAAGIWMLLKAEFLAIVLVLVYVGAVMVLFLFVVMMIDINVDKLREGFWNYLPLAATVGGVIVLEMASVLWRSFWVYDQQSPAGASMIGTTKALGMAIYTDYIYAFEIAAVVLLLAIVAAVALTLRKRKDIKYFDPADAVRVKRNDRLRIVKMDAVSTRNQPEAATKEAP is encoded by the coding sequence ATGGATTTTAAAACTGTCTTGTTTTACGTGTTCGCCGCCATCCTGGTGCTGGCTGCGACCCGCGTTATCACGGCGCGCAACCCGGTGCACGCCGCGCTGTTCCTGGTGCTGTCCTTCTTCCAGGCGGCCGGCATCTGGATGCTGCTGAAGGCCGAGTTCCTGGCCATCGTGCTGGTGCTGGTCTACGTCGGCGCCGTGATGGTGCTGTTCCTGTTCGTCGTGATGATGATCGACATCAATGTCGACAAGCTGCGCGAAGGCTTCTGGAACTATCTGCCGCTGGCGGCCACCGTGGGCGGCGTCATCGTGCTGGAGATGGCTTCCGTGCTGTGGCGCAGCTTCTGGGTCTACGACCAGCAGTCGCCGGCCGGCGCCAGCATGATCGGCACCACCAAGGCGCTGGGCATGGCCATTTACACCGATTACATCTACGCGTTTGAAATCGCCGCCGTCGTGCTGCTGCTGGCCATCGTGGCCGCCGTCGCCCTGACCCTGCGCAAGCGCAAGGACATCAAATACTTCGATCCGGCCGATGCGGTGCGGGTCAAGCGCAACGACCGTCTGCGCATCGTGAAGATGGACGCCGTCTCCACGCGCAATCAGCCGGAAGCAGCAACGAAGGAGGCACCATGA
- the nuoK gene encoding NADH-quinone oxidoreductase subunit NuoK, with translation MTLSLAHYLVLGAILFAISIVGIFLNRKNVIVLLMAIELMLLAVNMNFIAFSHYLGDAAGQIFVFFILTVAAAESAIGLAILVVMFRNLDTINVEDLDSLKG, from the coding sequence ATGACTTTATCGCTGGCACACTACCTGGTCCTGGGTGCGATTCTGTTCGCAATCTCGATCGTCGGTATTTTCCTGAACCGCAAGAACGTCATCGTTCTGCTGATGGCCATCGAACTGATGCTGCTGGCAGTGAACATGAACTTCATCGCGTTCTCGCATTACCTGGGCGACGCGGCCGGGCAGATCTTTGTCTTCTTCATCCTGACCGTGGCGGCTGCCGAATCGGCAATCGGCCTCGCGATCCTGGTGGTGATGTTCCGTAATCTGGACACCATCAATGTGGAAGACCTGGATAGCCTCAAAGGCTAA
- the nuoL gene encoding NADH-quinone oxidoreductase subunit L, whose protein sequence is MAGLNPNLLLAVPLAPLAGAAIAGLLGTRFFGNLVGRKTSHTATILGVLIAFIISFQTLLSVMDGASYNGDIYTWMTVAGVKLAVGFQIDALSAMMMNVVTFVSLMVHIYTIGYMKDDEGYNRFFSYISLFTFSMLMLVMSNNFLQLFFGWEAVGLVSYLLIGFWYTRPTAIVANMKAFLVNRVGDFGFILGIGLLLAYAGSMDYQEVFAKKEQLLALTLPGTDWMLLTVACICLFIGAMGKSAQFPLHVWLPDSMEGPTPISALIHAATMVTAGIFMVSRMSPLFELSDTALSFILVIGSITALFMGFLGIIQNDIKRVVAYSTLSQLGYMTVALGSSAYSIAVFHLMTHAFFKALLFLGAGSVIIGMHHDQDIRNMGGLRKYMPITWITSLLGSLALIGTPFFSGFYSKDSIIEAVHATHIWGAGFANFAVLAGVFVTAFYSFRMYFLVFHGEERFGKEHHHAHASHHDDEAEEDDHGHHGLAPGEKPHESPFVVWFPLVMLAIPSVVIGFLTIGPMLFGDFFKGVIFVGENHHAMHELAEEFHGPVAMVVHSLTSVPLWLAIAGVATAYYCYMINPRVPAWFYAKFKAVHTLLDNKYYMDKINEAVFAKGARLLGEGLWNVGDRTLIDGLLVNGSAKVVQWFSSLVRVAQTGYIYHYAFVMILGILGFLVYFLPFWHA, encoded by the coding sequence ATGGCGGGGCTTAACCCTAACCTTCTTCTTGCCGTTCCTCTGGCGCCCCTGGCGGGCGCCGCGATTGCGGGCTTGCTCGGAACCCGATTCTTCGGGAATTTGGTCGGCCGAAAAACGTCGCATACCGCGACGATTTTGGGCGTGCTGATTGCATTTATCATTTCCTTCCAGACGCTACTGAGCGTGATGGATGGCGCCAGCTATAACGGCGACATCTATACCTGGATGACCGTTGCCGGCGTCAAGCTGGCGGTCGGTTTCCAGATCGACGCGCTGTCGGCGATGATGATGAACGTGGTGACGTTCGTGTCGCTGATGGTCCACATCTACACCATCGGCTACATGAAGGACGACGAAGGCTATAACCGCTTCTTCTCCTACATTTCGCTGTTCACTTTCTCGATGCTGATGCTGGTCATGTCCAACAACTTCCTGCAGCTGTTCTTCGGCTGGGAAGCGGTGGGCCTGGTTTCGTATCTGCTGATCGGCTTCTGGTACACCCGTCCAACCGCCATCGTGGCGAACATGAAAGCCTTCCTGGTCAACCGCGTGGGCGACTTCGGCTTCATCCTGGGCATCGGCCTGCTGCTGGCTTACGCCGGCTCCATGGACTACCAGGAAGTCTTCGCCAAGAAAGAGCAGCTGCTGGCCCTGACCCTGCCGGGCACCGACTGGATGCTGCTGACCGTGGCCTGTATCTGCCTGTTCATCGGCGCCATGGGCAAATCGGCGCAGTTCCCGCTGCACGTCTGGCTGCCCGACTCGATGGAAGGCCCGACCCCGATCTCCGCGCTGATCCACGCCGCCACCATGGTGACGGCCGGTATCTTCATGGTGTCGCGCATGTCGCCGCTGTTCGAGCTGTCGGACACCGCGCTGTCCTTCATCCTGGTGATCGGCTCCATCACGGCCCTGTTCATGGGCTTCCTGGGCATCATCCAGAACGACATCAAGCGCGTGGTCGCTTACTCGACCCTGTCGCAGCTGGGCTACATGACCGTGGCCCTGGGTTCCTCGGCCTACTCGATCGCCGTGTTCCACCTGATGACCCACGCCTTCTTCAAAGCGCTGCTGTTCCTGGGCGCCGGTTCGGTCATCATCGGCATGCACCACGACCAGGACATCCGCAATATGGGCGGCCTGCGCAAATACATGCCGATCACCTGGATCACTTCGCTGCTCGGCTCCCTGGCCCTGATCGGCACCCCGTTCTTCTCGGGCTTCTACTCGAAGGATTCGATCATCGAGGCGGTGCACGCCACCCATATCTGGGGCGCGGGCTTCGCCAACTTCGCGGTGCTGGCCGGCGTCTTCGTGACCGCTTTCTACTCCTTCCGCATGTACTTCCTGGTCTTCCATGGCGAGGAACGCTTCGGTAAGGAACACCACCACGCGCACGCTTCGCACCATGACGACGAAGCGGAAGAGGACGACCATGGCCACCACGGCCTGGCGCCGGGCGAGAAGCCGCACGAATCCCCGTTCGTGGTCTGGTTCCCGCTGGTGATGCTGGCCATCCCTTCGGTGGTGATCGGCTTCCTGACCATCGGCCCGATGCTGTTCGGCGACTTCTTCAAAGGCGTGATCTTCGTCGGTGAAAACCACCATGCGATGCACGAACTGGCCGAAGAGTTCCACGGTCCTGTGGCGATGGTGGTCCACTCGCTGACCAGCGTTCCGCTGTGGCTGGCCATTGCCGGCGTGGCGACGGCTTACTACTGCTATATGATCAATCCGCGCGTGCCGGCCTGGTTCTATGCCAAGTTCAAAGCCGTCCACACCCTGCTGGACAACAAGTACTACATGGACAAGATCAACGAAGCAGTCTTCGCCAAGGGCGCACGCCTGCTGGGCGAGGGCCTGTGGAATGTGGGCGACCGCACCCTGATCGACGGTCTGCTGGTAAACGGCAGCGCGAAAGTGGTGCAGTGGTTCTCGTCGCTGGTGCGCGTGGCGCAAACCGGCTACATCTACCACTATGCGTTCGTGATGATCCTCGGCATCCTCGGATTCCTGGTCTATTTCCTGCCGTTTTGGCACGCTTGA
- a CDS encoding NADH-quinone oxidoreductase subunit M — translation MQSTINNLPPYLSLAIWLPVLFGLIVLAVGRDSRAGMVRMLSLLGAVVSFLPTIPLFTKFDNAAHGLQFVEKAPWIERFNIFYSLGVDGLSLWFVPLTAFITIIVVISAWEVIEERVAQYMGAFLILSGLMIGVFCAMDGLLFYFFFEATLIPMYIIIGVWGGANRVYAAFKFFLYTFLGSLLTLIAIIYLYNKSGSWDILAWHKLPLAMGEQIAIFFAFFMAFAVKVPMFPVHTWLPDVHVEAPTGGSAVLAAIMLKLGAYGFLRFSLPIVPDASKELAGFVIVLSLIAVIYVGLVALVQKDMKKLVAYSSIAHMGFVTLGFFMFNDMSVQGGIVQMISHGFISGAMFLCIGVLYDRMHSRQIADYGGVVNTMPKFAAFFVLFSMANCGLPATSGFVGEFMVILGAVQFNFVTGILAATALIFGAAYSLWMAKRVIFGKVGNSHVAELTDINNREFLMLGILALAVLVMGLYPAPFTDTMQTSVADLLKHVAQSKLH, via the coding sequence ATGCAGTCAACGATAAATAATCTTCCTCCTTACCTGAGCCTGGCGATCTGGCTGCCGGTGCTGTTCGGCCTGATCGTCCTGGCGGTCGGCCGCGACTCGCGCGCCGGCATGGTGCGCATGCTGTCGCTGCTGGGCGCGGTCGTGTCCTTCCTGCCGACCATTCCGCTGTTCACCAAATTCGACAACGCGGCGCACGGCCTGCAGTTCGTGGAAAAAGCGCCGTGGATCGAGCGCTTCAATATCTTCTACTCGCTCGGCGTGGACGGCCTGTCCCTGTGGTTCGTTCCGCTGACCGCCTTCATCACCATCATCGTGGTGATCTCGGCCTGGGAAGTGATCGAGGAGCGCGTCGCGCAGTACATGGGCGCCTTCCTGATCCTGTCCGGTCTGATGATCGGCGTGTTCTGCGCCATGGACGGCCTGCTGTTCTACTTCTTCTTCGAAGCGACCCTGATCCCGATGTACATCATCATCGGCGTGTGGGGCGGTGCCAACCGCGTGTACGCGGCGTTCAAGTTCTTCCTGTACACCTTCCTCGGTTCGCTGCTGACGCTGATCGCCATCATCTACCTGTACAACAAATCGGGTAGCTGGGACATCCTGGCCTGGCACAAGCTGCCGCTGGCCATGGGCGAACAGATCGCCATCTTCTTCGCCTTCTTCATGGCCTTCGCCGTGAAGGTGCCGATGTTCCCGGTCCACACCTGGCTGCCGGACGTCCACGTGGAAGCGCCGACCGGCGGTTCCGCCGTGCTGGCCGCGATCATGCTGAAACTGGGCGCTTACGGCTTCCTGCGTTTCTCCCTGCCGATCGTGCCTGACGCCTCGAAAGAGCTGGCCGGCTTCGTGATCGTGCTGTCCCTGATCGCCGTCATCTACGTCGGCCTGGTGGCACTGGTGCAGAAGGACATGAAGAAACTGGTGGCTTACTCCTCGATCGCCCACATGGGCTTCGTGACCCTGGGCTTCTTCATGTTCAACGACATGTCGGTGCAGGGCGGCATCGTGCAGATGATTTCCCACGGCTTCATCTCGGGCGCCATGTTCCTGTGCATCGGCGTGCTGTATGACCGCATGCACTCGCGCCAGATCGCCGACTACGGCGGCGTGGTCAACACCATGCCGAAGTTCGCGGCCTTTTTCGTGCTGTTCTCGATGGCTAACTGCGGCCTGCCGGCAACCTCCGGTTTCGTCGGCGAGTTCATGGTGATCCTGGGCGCGGTGCAGTTCAACTTCGTGACCGGCATCCTGGCCGCCACCGCCCTGATCTTCGGCGCGGCGTACTCGCTGTGGATGGCCAAGCGCGTGATCTTCGGCAAAGTGGGCAATTCGCACGTGGCCGAACTGACCGACATCAACAACCGCGAGTTCCTGATGCTGGGCATCCTGGCGCTGGCGGTGCTGGTAATGGGCCTGTATCCAGCCCCGTTCACCGACACCATGCAAACCTCCGTGGCCGACCTGCTCAAGCACGTCGCCCAGAGCAAGCTGCACTAA
- the nuoN gene encoding NADH-quinone oxidoreductase subunit NuoN, whose product MNTTNLIPLYAEVFLLIATSAILLIDMFLSESKRSITYVLSLLALGVCAAISLADYNAGATVYAFNNMFVSDPMSNLLKVFTYLGVAITLVYSRQYAHQRGMLGGTLGGEFYALALFATLGQMVMISGNSFLSIYLGLELMSLALYALVALRRDNAKATEAAMKYFVLGALASGFLLYGMSMLYGATGSLELNEVAKAAASGTVKPTILVFGLVFMVAGLAFKLGVVPFHMWVPDVYQGAPTAVTLLLGGAPKLAAFAICIRLLVEGLLPLAHDWQQMLLILAVLSLAIGNFTAIAQTNLKRMLAYSTIAQMGFVLLGLMAGVVGVDKSNAAAAYSASMYYSITYVLTTLGSFGLIMALARAGFEAEELSDFKGLSKRSPVYATLMSVLMFSLAGVPPMVGFTAKLSVLQAVMSTGQLWLAVLAVMFSLIGAYYYLRVVKTMWFDEPEDTAPIVVNGDKSVVLVLNSLAVVALGIIPGPLLNACLSAMSKTLAS is encoded by the coding sequence ATGAATACCACTAACCTGATCCCGCTCTATGCAGAAGTCTTTCTGCTGATCGCCACCTCGGCGATCCTGCTGATCGATATGTTCCTGTCAGAGAGCAAGCGTTCGATCACTTACGTGCTGTCGCTGCTCGCGCTGGGCGTCTGCGCTGCCATCAGCCTGGCCGACTACAATGCCGGCGCCACCGTGTACGCCTTCAACAATATGTTCGTGTCGGACCCGATGTCGAACCTGCTGAAAGTGTTCACCTATCTGGGCGTGGCCATCACCCTGGTGTATTCGCGCCAGTACGCGCATCAACGCGGCATGCTGGGCGGCACGCTCGGCGGCGAGTTCTATGCGCTGGCCCTGTTCGCAACCCTGGGCCAGATGGTCATGATCTCCGGTAACAGCTTCCTGTCCATCTACCTGGGCCTGGAACTGATGTCGCTGGCCCTGTACGCCTTGGTGGCCCTGCGCCGCGACAATGCGAAAGCGACCGAAGCGGCCATGAAGTACTTCGTGCTGGGCGCACTGGCTTCCGGCTTCCTGCTGTATGGCATGTCCATGCTGTACGGCGCCACCGGTTCGCTGGAACTGAATGAAGTCGCGAAAGCCGCCGCCAGCGGCACCGTCAAGCCGACCATCCTGGTCTTCGGCCTGGTGTTCATGGTGGCCGGCCTGGCTTTCAAGCTGGGCGTGGTGCCTTTCCATATGTGGGTGCCGGACGTCTACCAGGGCGCACCGACCGCCGTGACCTTGCTGCTGGGCGGCGCGCCGAAACTGGCCGCCTTCGCCATCTGCATCCGTCTGCTGGTGGAAGGCCTGCTGCCGCTGGCGCATGACTGGCAGCAGATGCTGCTGATCCTGGCCGTGCTGTCGCTCGCGATCGGCAACTTCACCGCGATCGCCCAGACCAATCTGAAGCGTATGCTGGCTTACTCCACCATCGCGCAAATGGGCTTCGTGCTCCTGGGCCTGATGGCGGGCGTGGTCGGCGTCGACAAGAGCAATGCCGCCGCTGCCTACAGCGCATCCATGTACTACTCGATCACCTATGTGCTGACCACCCTGGGCAGCTTCGGTCTGATCATGGCGCTGGCCCGTGCCGGCTTCGAAGCGGAAGAACTGTCCGACTTCAAAGGCCTGAGCAAACGCAGCCCGGTGTATGCGACCTTGATGTCGGTGCTGATGTTCTCGCTGGCTGGCGTGCCGCCGATGGTCGGCTTCACCGCCAAGCTGTCGGTGCTGCAGGCCGTGATGAGCACCGGCCAGCTGTGGCTGGCCGTGCTGGCGGTGATGTTCTCGCTGATCGGTGCTTACTACTATCTGCGCGTCGTGAAAACCATGTGGTTCGACGAGCCGGAAGATACCGCGCCCATCGTCGTCAATGGCGACAAGAGCGTGGTGCTGGTGCTGAACAGTCTGGCCGTGGTGGCTCTGGGTATCATTCCAGGCCCGCTGCTGAACGCCTGCCTGAGCGCCATGAGCAAAACCCTGGCTTCCTGA
- a CDS encoding DUF2818 family protein: MDVSSSSWLVILLAFAAANLPFFNDKVFALIPLKSGGAGQEHRRKALFIRLLELAVLYFVVGLIAMAIEARIGTRFPQQWEFYAITACLFIVLAFPGFVVRYLRKRR, translated from the coding sequence ATGGACGTATCTTCCTCCAGCTGGTTGGTGATCCTGCTTGCATTCGCAGCCGCCAACCTGCCATTCTTTAACGACAAGGTGTTTGCCCTGATTCCGCTGAAATCCGGCGGGGCAGGGCAGGAGCACCGCCGCAAGGCGCTGTTCATCCGGCTGCTGGAACTGGCGGTGCTCTACTTTGTCGTTGGTCTGATCGCCATGGCGATCGAGGCGCGTATCGGCACCCGCTTCCCGCAGCAGTGGGAGTTCTATGCGATCACCGCCTGCCTCTTCATCGTGCTGGCCTTCCCTGGCTTCGTCGTGCGCTACCTGCGCAAGCGCCGCTGA